A segment of the Trifolium pratense cultivar HEN17-A07 linkage group LG7, ARS_RC_1.1, whole genome shotgun sequence genome:
tcaataacaacaaaataataataataaaaaaaaaaatgatgtaaatataagatagataatAAAGATgcgtttatacatttcgaaaagattacaatgaatcctattgcatctaccaaaataagttggtaatccataaattgtcatgtcgctatgaaaatagtttgtggtgatactcatacactgtgcatttgattcttaattggacactataattcaatatataatataaaagattaattattgcgtataatttagtaaaacctattattattagttgagtgggtgtataatgaaaagtcataggtatataaatgtaggcatatgaaaagtgtatagagatgacaatgatgtaagtagaagtgatgtgacattattgagTGGTTTAATTAGATATAAGTGACTgacgtggattagggttagattagtggttgcacaactatctaggaattatatatatatatatatatatatatatatatatatatatatatatatatatatatatatatatatatatatatatatatatttatacatttaaaaaacttatttatacatcacatttgaagtaactctggtatcttcttcattaacattgattatcaatatctttaactcattcttcaaaataactatggaaatgataacatataattgaccatggaacaatcgatgttgaaacacaagtttttatttatattataaatctcattggaggattctgagtttgataaactacttcattatctcttaccaaaaaactactgtattatcgaagttgacatttatattaatttgaaacttattggagcaaagataaaccaacttaactgatcatactcaaatatcgaatatgataaaaatcatacagggcataacaaccattagtaaaatttattttatctattttttttttactaacattagaaagtagtcatGACAAttgaccaactccttatatttataaagattgaacaaaagattattagcaaaaacattaacttttttgaaaaaaaaaagacaataaaatacacaaaataaaaaaatgaacaaaaaaatttaaaatgaataatagcccaaaataataataataatgataataataataataataataataataataattacaattagtaccccacattaaatggatgtaagtgaatgatgtggctaaatgaaaggttttcattggtttgtggattagggtttagatagacaattccacaactatctaggatttatatatatatatatatatattactagtGTAGTTAATGTGTCCATTTTATGTGTAAATGTacctaaaatattttataaatttgtatatCATTAATCTTAACTTTTTATATTCCAAAACACTTGGTGATATTAATTAAGGGTAAAAAGAGCTAGTAATGATATCATTttgctcaaaaaaaaataaaataatgatatcaTTATCATTGATGAGTTAAGAGACGCTAAAAAGAGCTAGTAAGTTCATGAGCTCAAACTTTAGAAACTAAAGTAACTAGCTAATTTAATAacatttacccaaaaaaatgtaaaaatttagagaatacAAAATTATATCATTGTATGTCTAAAATTGTGAAGATATCTGAACATATATGACCAAACAAGCATTCAACAATTCACTCTTTATGCCAGTTCAACTTCAACTGTTGCAGTGGCCATAGACAAAATTAAAGCTAACAAcgtaaataaaaatacaattgaaTATGCAATATATTTTCTAGTTTTTACAAATATTTCTAACAAATCACTAATTTAGTAGGGGTACCACTTAATTTTTAACGTGTCAAGACCCCGCATTAAACATTTTATTTGCTTAATTGGTTGCTCTTTTTACTTGTTACACAAAAAGCTCCGGATCCAACCCTTCATTAGCGCCAAATACTTAATGAAccataaaattttattgaagaTGATACATAATCCATTGAAAGGGTTCAGCATCAGCTTCAAGTCCAGCTCAGATATCCATTCTGGAATCTGACACTtggttaaaatgataaaaaatatatatataaacaataataattgaTCGAACtcaatatgacaaaaaaatgagTATGTTCAGTGATACCTGTTGAAGGCAGCAGAACTGATGGGAATTACACCTTCTGGAGATACAAGAGCATCAACTAGAACATCAGTTGAAGTAACTGGTATCACACCATCATCTAGTATTTGTTGTGAATATGAGAGTGCAACTGCAAATCCAAATTGCGTTATAGTGATACAATTGTAGGTTTTATTCAACCGAATATATATTAACTAGAAGGAGGAAATGAATACCAAGCAACGGCTGCTTCCAATTCCGAGTCTCTGCAAGGTCCTGATAATTTTTCAAGAAGGTATCGTAGTAACTGTAGAAATGGGAATATTAACTGTTAACAATCCTTGGACTATGAAGGAAAACCTTTTCTGTGAAATTAACAAGACGAGACATCATTTGAGTTTGGAAACCATTAACTGGTTACATAATATACTAATGGAAAACCTAATGCTTTCGTCTGGATGCTAGAAATATAGAAGCATACCCTCCACCACGGCCTAAACGTCGTCCAGATTTGTCAAATGCCAACCCTTGGGAAATATTATTGATTAGCTATATGTAAGATTAGACATCAATAATCAAATAAGATATGAGAAGCTTACCAGGTAAAAGCAAAATATCAACTGGTTCATTCGCCTGCAAAACTGCACCAAATAGATCTTTCAGAAGGTTGTTGTTGGCCAATCAGAACAGAAGGTTGTTGATATTGGCCAATCAGAATAAGTATAAAAATACACTAGACGGAGGTCAACACTACAAGAATCAGAAAAATAACAGTAATTGCACAAAAGTAGCCATGAAAGGGAGTAGGACATCGATGTACATAACTTGTACCTGATCTTGTGGAAGCAGCTTTATATAAGTTATACCATTCTGACTGGCTTCATTATTTCgttatctttttttaaaattaaaaaaaaaaaaaacttttagaTTAGAAACCCTGATTAGGATTTTCATATTATCTGTGAAATTATGTCATGTAAGATTCAACAAAATTAGCTTCATGTGATGTAATTATGACTTGATAATGGCGGCATTTTGAAGAAgattcaaatttgaatttggagGTTAAGCACACTTTTTTTGGAACTTTGCTACATCTTTGACAGCTAAATATTCAAGCAGTGAGATTGCGTGTTTGGCagtaaatgaaaacaaaaaacccAACAATGAAAGAGAGAGACAAGTACCATCTTCACGTGCATTTCCATCAGCATCGACAGGATCTGGTTCTAAGATGTTCATTGAGTTTGCAACAAGATCATCAATACGTGATACGTTAAGCATCCTCATGTTACTATTTTTATCCTCCACCCGTGGTACATATAGTTTTTTACCACCTGCATTTGGTCATCAGATTGTcttgataaataaaattcatatacTACAAGATTTTATTTTGGAGGCAGGGAATAAATATTGTTTGACACATGACAGGCTTCTAAGAACAAGCAAAGaaaatatgtaaattttttttaaaaaaatttacccAAAGCATTACTCTTATGAAGGTATGCTTGCTGTAGGATTTACCATGACTTTTAATTTGTAGGTGCAATATTCATTCGTATAAATTTGgaatattaaaaacataatatacaacttttgaaaattaaaagtataatattaatatataacatAATTGCTCTCTACAACTTATCATTTATGAAAACAGCCATCTCTCTTACGATTTCACATCAGATTCACGATGATATTTATAATAGAAAAAAGTTCTTTCAATTGTTGCAGTTGTTCCTGAATCCCTGATTGTATCAAACCATACATCTATGAAATAGAATCCagtaaaatatatgtataaataTCATGAGCTACCTAATCGAGGACAGGATATAGTTGTtctataatcatattatattatattattgaatTTAAGTCCGTGTTGAGAAATAGGATTTGCGACCTATGTAGCATTGACAGTACAGATTGAAGAGGTACTCGGTGTGTTGACATGTGTCAGTGTCAAACACAAACAAGACATGTTAGTATAGTGTCTGGTGTCCGTGCCtctgtccatgcttcatagttCACTGCTGCCTACCTCTAATTTGTATACTAGAATTAGTCACAATACCATCACACAGTGTCTCTCACGTCAATCTTTtgttataatatatgtatagtATACTAATTGAGAACGGTTAAAATTTCAGTTGGGCATCCCTTACACCTGTTGCCTTACATCTCTCTTTGCTTACCAAACGGCCCCTAACTTCTGCTCAGATTATCTCTAACCGGTATAGCCATATGCCAGCCATTGGATATGAATTGTAGATTGATCCAACTGCCAAGATTTAGCTAGACAGCGCAGAGTATTTGATTAAATGTCACGAGGAAATATAACTAACATAGTTTTCAAAAAACTTCAACAATAATCATGTATACAGCATTCTGTTTTTTGTCTtcaatacaaaaattaaaaactttgATAGCTTGTATGTCTACAATACAAACAAGTGGAGACCATCTCCATTCTTCAAAGAAATGACAGATTCCATTAAATGCGGATCACGGAAAATAGTGGTTTGTTCAAACTCTGCTATGCTAGTATGCTACAAAGCATACAATGCTAACGGTGTTACAAGAACCTCTATTTGACAAACACTGTGTACTCTCTAAATAGCATATTGCAGAACAAAAGTGATTTGGTCAAATTCCACTATGCTTACGGCTACAACCGCTATTCGACAACATTGATATAATTTAAAGTTGTTGTTGTCATTAATAATTCCTCaaacaattttctcttatatattaGACACTTGTGTAGGATCAAGATTCTAACTTCCCCAAAAGTataatttattaacaaaaaatacaaaatcaatTGTTAAACGACATACCACTGGGTGGAGGCTGCAAAATTTGTAATAAGAGTTTGAAAGTATCAACTTCTCGTAAAGCACTACAACTAATGTATGCGCATAGCCTAAGGCTTGATTTGAACCACGGAGCTCCCAAAATTATGTCTTGAATAGCATTGTCTGAACAAAAAGCAAATAAACCAAATTTGTTTGTaggaataaaaaaacaacagtAAAAGAAGGAAAGAAGATTAAAATGTACCTTGTTGAGACCTGAGGGAGGGGTGGATGGCCTTGAGGGTTTTTCTGACCTGAGTTCGAAGAATTCGTTTCTGTTTGAAAATGGAATCCAGGTCATCACGGTTGTTGGTGTTGTCGTTGTTACAGTTAGTTGACATCCTCAGCAGACGATTTGGTTGCCACAATTGTCCACTAATTACCACACCTTTCGCGGCTGCTCTTGTATACCACTGTGTCATCATAACTCTGTCTTCACATCCATTTTTTCGTTCttttattattgatatataaatatgGTGAGGGgtctatttggtaaaaatagTGCATAGCTCATAAGCAAGCTTATAACGGATGAGGTTACATCgaatagcttataagctagctggttgaatttgtaatatttagtaaaattagtggatgaactagcttataaatatgaaatgacattaaaaatatgttatcttttcaagtaagatggcaggggtaaaattgagagagaaaaatgataagctataagcttgaGGGCCAGTctggattggcttatttttcagcttatgtaaataaataagatttcatgttaattcataagttctaaCTAACAAAAGTTGCATCTTCATAAGTTGtgttttcataaactctcttgacaagcttatgaatattacataaaagcttatttccTTGCAAAAGCTATTTTACATAATCTCAAAAATAAACCAAACCAAACGGACGTCTATAAGCTTTAAGCTatataagctaattgaattagcttatcaaaataagctataagcaattaaaaataagctattagctcgtaagaaaaaaaagaagtgttACCAAACAAgactgtttttttcttcttcttggtatgagcttataagctataaggcataagttataagctcaaaatatgGCATTGCGAAACAGAGGTGATGTGAGAATTGTTGAAAGAATGAAATTTTAGGTTGTTGTGTTAGTAGTTAGTTTTGATATATAAGATTAGAATTTAGATAGAAAGAGCAAACAAATCATGAGAATTTGTTCCAGAAGCATAAGCAGACTTATAATAATgaagacaaaagaaaaatgatataataattAGCATAGAATGAAAGAGATGCGTGAAGTGAAATGAAATGAGAATGGAAAATAGGATTGACAAATTTGTTACTGACCTATTCCGTTGTGTTGTGTACATAAGTGTTGTGTTACTGAGCTGATCAGAACGGAGAGTCAGACACGGCGGCGATTGAGATGAGATTGAgagttgtttgtttgtttgggattaaaaattaaaaattaaaaataggggAGGGAGgtgaacaaacaaacaaacaaacaaacaaggaAGGAACCAACGGCACATAACCGTTGgattgaatttctttttttccaaaattgattttaaccgcacatataatttattttttttgggtgtgttatattgtattatttttttgttacaaagctaaaaagaaaagaaaaaaaagacaccATGAGAGTCGGCTGAGAGAAGATCCCGAAGTCCCAGAGGAGAAGAGGAATGGACGAGGACCTCAACATTAGAAGAAACACCAAGTCTGGCCATAAAATCCGCACAGGAGTTATCTTCTCGGAGAGAATGAATTAATTTAATGTCACAGTTTCAAGATCGAACAATaaatctttgaaaaaaaaaattatatcccAACAATTGTACCTCTAcccctacaaataatttttatttccaattttatccttttttatCATTTGACTTAACCCTTACAAATGTTTTTCAGAACGACAAAGTTTTTTGGTAGTCAAAATTTCGAACCAGAACAGTTAAGAAAAGAAATCTAGTATGTAAAAAGAGATCCGGTATGTAATATTGCAAACCAAATGGAGATAGTTAGCGGAGAAGTTTGTAAAAGTATCCGGCATTTCCTACATTGATGCATGTTATGCTTCTTCGTTGGCATTCATAAAGCAAAGGCCTACTCAGTTACTCTTCTGCAAACCGTGTGTAGCCCTTTATATCCGCTACAAATTACTATTTGGTTCAGAAGCAAACAGATAGAATCCTTGTTTCTATTGTATGATGAGGGAAGGGAGGGAGGCAAAGGGAATGAATCATCCAATATAGGCGTATGAAAGTAATAAATAATGTAACACCTTTCTTGACAGAACAACTCATTATCTGTACGCATATTCACAAAATTCAGCATAAAGAAAAACTTGCAAATCCCCAAATAATTGGGAAATCAGCACATCCAAGTTTTGAGTAGTAAATTAAATCAATCCTACAGACAAGCACCAAGATATGATAACTTTGTCCTAATTTTTGGAAGTATTCCTAATACTACTTGTAATTTTAAAAGGGACCGGTCTCTTAATGTTTGAGTAAGGAAAACTATGGAGGTTtatatgtcttttttttcttctacttaTATTCAGTTTGTGAGAAATTGGACTCACATACAATGTCGGACCAAGCTGAGTGTTTGCAACATAAATCCTCACGGTTTTGTAAGATATAGCCAACTAATCAACAATGGAGAACTCTCAGGAAGACAACAAAAATATGTACTTTGTATATTGTTCAATGATGAACCACAAGACAATCAAAACAACAAAGTATGAGGGCCAGAGCATGCAGCAACGACCAAAACTATCAAGGATTCATTTATAGATCAGATAACATCTCTTGTagcaaaattcaaaaattaggCAGGCTGTCAAAGGGCTAACAGCCAGATTAATACATGTCAGGACTATGAAGTGACCTCAAGAAATTCACCTTTTAGTCAACAATATTGGCACTGCAAATGCTTCAACATTCCCAATGGTAGAATGCAGAATCACAAGATAAAAATCGGGAGCTTCTGTTTCTCTGCTTCAAGTAAGAGATCGTTATATCTTCACTGCTCTCAATGTTTTCGCCATCTCAACTTATCACTTTTCAGAATTCTCACACTTTATCACTAATAGCCTTTATAACATTCTGTTTTCTTTTATCACCACTATCAAGCACTTCTTTCTGAAGGAGCTTATTAAGCTTTGGATCTTCTGAACATCCGTTTGAGATCATCTCCTCATAAAAATCCTTGGCTTTTATGAACCATCTGCATGTTACAAGCCCTTCAACCATTTTTCTGTAATGTATACAACTGGGCTCCACAtcatatttcttcatttctgcCCAAATTTTCAGTGCATTTACAGGTTGCTTCAACTCTAAGAACTTTACCAGATTTATAAGAAAGGAATCTTTATTTGGACCCAAACCAGAACCTTTCATCTTACTCAGAAATTCTAACGTTCCATGATAATCTGTTCCTTCAAAGAATGCATGGTAAGTCTCAACAGTTGGACTAATATTCTCCTCTACCATTGTGTTCAACACTATTCTTGCCGCTGCTAGTTTTCCAGCTTGACAGAGAGGTCGGATCATGGAGTTAAATGTGTCAGAGTCTGGCTGCAAACCTTGTTCCTTCATTTTATCTATAGTCTTGAGAGCTTCCTTGGGACAATTTTCACGAGTTAAAACATACACTAAGGAATTGTAGATCTCAATCCCAGGGATCCATTCCCTTTTTTTCATCTGATCATAGAGTCTAAGAGAGTCAAAAAGATTCCCTTCCTTCGAAAAGCAAGAAATCATGTGGCTATATGAAGTAGCATCTGGTGTTATACAGTATTTTAACATGTCTCTCCAAACTCTTTTTGCTTCATATACATCAACTGTTATGTTACACCATCCATTAAGAATAATGTTGAAGCTCTCGATCTCAAGCGGGAAGAACTTGTTGTTGACTAGCATAAACTCTTGAGCCTCTTCGACGTTACCATATTTACAAAGAGCAGTCAAAAGTGCACGAAATGCTTCCCGATCAGGGGTCAATCTGAACTTGTTCATAAAGTTGAATGTTTCAATAGCCTTAGCAGAGTTATTTGCATATGCATATCTGATTGAAATGAAATGGCACAATAAAAGGTGAGTTATTTGCATATGCATTATTTCTTTATGAATTATCTATCAAGCAGAAACAATCCTATAGATGAAAAGTGAATGTTACTTCCTAATTTTCCTACCCACATACAACCGATGATTCTAGCAATGCATCGAATGACAATATAAAAAAGGATAAAGAAAAGTGATGTACCTGTCAATGATAATAAGCATAGCCTGATGAGTGGAGAGAGAAGAGTTATGCATATCTCGAATGATGGACCATGCTATGGAAAATTTTGCATGAGTTCCCAAAACCCATATCATCAAGTTGCAAGCTTTTTCGTTATTATAGAGGCTATTCAATTTGAAGGCACGCAATGCAGGTTTCCAATCTTCCCTTAAAACCCAAATTGCTGCGGAACATATTAAATCTGCATTTGGTTCTTCCAGTGATGAAAGGAAatgaacatcatcatcatcatcgttttTGTCGTTGTTGTTTTTGAGGAATTGGATGAATTTCAATAGAGTTGGGTGATTGAAATCAAAGTTGAAGTGGAAAGGATAAGgagaaggaggaggaggatAGTGATTGTTTGAATGAGAGTGTATTGAAAGTGTTTGATAGAATGCCTGAgagggaggaggaggaggaggaggtttTAGAATTGGAAGGGCATTCAGCCGCCttgaaattgaaatgtaaaAGTTGCAACAACGTTGAGCCATTGGAATGGAAACCTTCACTTCACTTCACTTCACCTGCTTATTGCTTAATTCTACCAAAATTTAACCACTCTCAAAAACACAAATGTCACGCACTTCCTTGGATTTGGATTCCctataaaataattcttttttttttctttattcattTAACATTCTTTTTGAAGATGAGGACCCACCCGACAAGATAGATAAAGTGAGTTAAACAAATAATTTGAGTgtgtgtaaaaatcaattctagaatcagaagctacgatttatAGCTTCatgtagaatcaattctggaggcagaatcaattctacttttgacaAACCAAACAAGCCAAAATTAATTATACACCTCTAGAATCAATTTTGGCGGCCCCGAGAATTAAAACCAAACATAACTCTCATTGTTACCCAATCCAACGTTGCTGCTATGGTAGTTTATTAAGTCCGTGAAATAGGTTGATTGGATTTCATTTACgaatttctctaaatttattTAAGCACACTGCACACATAGGAGACTTGAACGTACAGGAATTAAGTTCACGTACATATACACATGAAAGAATTGAAGATACGGAAATTAAGTTAACATATCCATACGGGAACTAAGTTCACGTgcaaaaaatttgaaaacaaattaggggTAATATTGTGAAGAATTTGGGGTGTAACAAAATAATCTCAATCATGCAGTTGAATGCCTTGTCGCTATCACTCCATGTGAGGTTCTATTCAAAATGTCCTTGTCTTAGCCTAACCAAAACATACATACATATCTTGCGGTTGAAAGAAACTTTGTAGAGCCTATAtagaaaacaaagaaagaaaaaatcgGAACTAAGAAGATGATTTGTCcatcaattattaattttgtctAACTATACATACATTGATTGACGTATCAGAATACCATTTGGAATTGCCtaaaattgatacaaaattgaatttagaaAATTGCAGCCGGCTTTGCATTTGAATTTTATGATTgcataacaaacacaaaacatcatattCCGGATTACCAGGTCCTTTTTTTCCTGAGATCCCGATGATTAAGACCAAAACATCATATGCCATCTTGCAATTGTTTGAATCATGTTCATGTTGGTGTAGATTCTTATAGGGGCATGAGTCTTCTGTACTTGAAGAACCATACAAATGCAGAAAATATACACACTCCACAAACTCCTGTTATTATAAGGACCCACTGGAATGCAGATGGGACATCAAAGAATGGAATTTCAAAGTTCATCCCAAATACTCCTGCCACCACTCCAAATATTGCAACCACAAATGTTGCAGTTGTGAGCAAAAGCTCAAACTGGATAAGCTGATTCCGAACATTATCCTGTAACAATAAATACATTACTGAATGCCATCCATATCTGTCCTTTTCTCTTAAAACTAACCCTCCCTCTCCCAATTCTGCACTGTTTGTGTGAACATGTGTGATAATTTGTGCCTTCTTATTTGAccagttataacttataagcaaCATATAATAGGATAACCTTTGGTGACTAATATGAGAAAGAAGGAAAACAAAACACACCAGTTGAATGTTGATGAAATCTTCCGTGTCATCTATGTATTCTTTTAACTGAAACAAGAAAAGGGGAAATAGTGATAGATAAACTGTAGTGAAGTTGAAAAGAAAAGGGTTAATGTTGATAAAAGTGTGTGTGCTTACCGAAGTCAACTTGTTTAGAGTGCTGTCAATGACAACAAAGTATGCTTCTAACAACATCTCAAGCTCTTCTATATTTTCTGTATTACTTTCGCTACTCCTCATGCTCTCATGTCGACTCCTAGCCATGCTCAAGCTCTTCTCAAGCCTTCTAGAATCAGGTGGTGATGAAACAGGAGTGACTGGAGCAGAGATAGACGCACCGTCAACTGATCTATATCCAAGCATAGACTGATCTCCATAAAATGATAATTCCATCCGTCTTTTCTTCTCCGTAAGGTACATTTCAGCCATATCACCGTCATCATCCATAAGCTGCTCTATTTCGTCTCTAACCTGAATATATAAATGCAAGTCCACATATTGGCTCAGCAAACATGG
Coding sequences within it:
- the LOC123899852 gene encoding 5-formyltetrahydrofolate cyclo-ligase, mitochondrial-like isoform X1, encoding MMTQWYTRAAAKGVVISGQLWQPNRLLRMSTNCNNDNTNNRDDLDSIFKQKRILRTQVRKTLKAIHPSLRSQQDNAIQDIILGAPWFKSSLRLCAYISCSALREVDTFKLLLQILQPPPSGGKKLYVPRVEDKNSNMRMLNVSRIDDLVANSMNILEPDPVDADGNAREDVLQANEPVDILLLPGLAFDKSGRRLGRGGGYYDTFLKNYQDLAETRNWKQPLLVALSYSQQILDDGVIPVTSTDVLVDALVSPEGVIPISSAAFNRFQNGYLSWT
- the LOC123899852 gene encoding 5-formyltetrahydrofolate cyclo-ligase, mitochondrial-like isoform X2; translation: MMTQWYTRAAAKGVVISGQLWQPNRLLRMSTNCNNDNTNNRDDLDSIFKQKRILRTQVRKTLKAIHPSLRSQQDNAIQDIILGAPWFKSSLRLCAYISCSALREVDTFKLLLQILQPPPSGGKKLYVPRVEDKNSNMRMLNVSRIDDLVANSMNILEPDPVDADGNAREDVLQANEPVDILLLPGLAFDKSGRRLGRGGGYYDTFLKNYQDLAETRNWKQPLLVALSYSQQILDDGVIPVTSTDVLVDALVSPEGVIPISSAAFNRMDI
- the LOC123899849 gene encoding pentatricopeptide repeat-containing protein At1g80880, mitochondrial-like, which translates into the protein MAQRCCNFYISISRRLNALPILKPPPPPPPSQAFYQTLSIHSHSNNHYPPPPSPYPFHFNFDFNHPTLLKFIQFLKNNNDKNDDDDDVHFLSSLEEPNADLICSAAIWVLREDWKPALRAFKLNSLYNNEKACNLMIWVLGTHAKFSIAWSIIRDMHNSSLSTHQAMLIIIDRYAYANNSAKAIETFNFMNKFRLTPDREAFRALLTALCKYGNVEEAQEFMLVNNKFFPLEIESFNIILNGWCNITVDVYEAKRVWRDMLKYCITPDATSYSHMISCFSKEGNLFDSLRLYDQMKKREWIPGIEIYNSLVYVLTRENCPKEALKTIDKMKEQGLQPDSDTFNSMIRPLCQAGKLAAARIVLNTMVEENISPTVETYHAFFEGTDYHGTLEFLSKMKGSGLGPNKDSFLINLVKFLELKQPVNALKIWAEMKKYDVEPSCIHYRKMVEGLVTCRWFIKAKDFYEEMISNGCSEDPKLNKLLQKEVLDSGDKRKQNVIKAISDKV